In Leisingera sp. NJS204, the following are encoded in one genomic region:
- a CDS encoding SDR family NAD(P)-dependent oxidoreductase yields MTLTGKHALVTGGGTGIGLAIAQGLAAEGAHVTITGRRQEVLEEAATENLHPLAMDVRSEEDVAARIAAAVEARGPIQICVANAGVAEGAALHKTTMEFWRNMMATNLDGAFLTIRECFKSMRQTDWGRVITVSSIAGLRGLKGAACYSASKHGMIGLTRALSEDYLGTPFTFNALCPGYVDTPIVERNITSIAQRAGMSAVEALDVMVNANRHKRLIEPGEVAAAALWLCGPGSGSINGQCIEISGGQT; encoded by the coding sequence ATGACATTGACAGGCAAACACGCGCTGGTGACCGGCGGCGGCACCGGGATCGGGCTGGCCATCGCCCAAGGGCTGGCAGCGGAGGGAGCACACGTCACCATCACCGGACGGCGGCAAGAGGTTCTGGAAGAAGCCGCAACGGAGAACCTGCATCCCCTGGCCATGGATGTACGCAGCGAGGAGGACGTGGCGGCCAGGATTGCCGCCGCGGTTGAGGCGCGCGGCCCCATTCAGATCTGCGTGGCCAATGCCGGCGTTGCCGAGGGCGCTGCGCTGCACAAGACAACGATGGAGTTCTGGCGCAACATGATGGCGACCAATCTGGACGGGGCCTTTCTGACCATCCGCGAATGTTTCAAATCGATGCGGCAGACCGATTGGGGCCGGGTCATCACCGTTTCCTCCATCGCCGGGCTGCGGGGGCTGAAAGGCGCCGCCTGCTATTCCGCCAGCAAACACGGGATGATCGGCCTCACCCGCGCGCTGAGCGAGGATTATCTGGGCACGCCCTTCACCTTTAACGCGCTATGCCCCGGATACGTGGACACGCCGATTGTCGAGCGCAACATCACATCAATCGCCCAGCGCGCCGGGATGAGCGCGGTGGAGGCGCTGGACGTGATGGTCAACGCCAACCGCCACAAGCGGTTGATCGAACCCGGCGAAGTCGCCGCTGCGGCGCTTTGGTTGTGCGGACCGGGGTCGGGATCCATCAATGGCCAGTGCATCGAGATTTCAGGAGGGCAGACCTGA